The following proteins are co-located in the Calliphora vicina chromosome 2, idCalVici1.1, whole genome shotgun sequence genome:
- the Nf-YB gene encoding uncharacterized protein Nf-YB produces the protein MSSTNDSQQYMNEYIKREDEDMSGDEDSDNRQTHSGYMLREQDRFLPICNIIKIMKVPVPENGKIAKDARECIQECVSEFISFITSEAIERSMSENRKTVNGDDLLYAFANLGFDNYVEPLSVYLHKYREATKCDRNLLSESSILQDDSSSDIRKT, from the exons ATGTCCTCTACTAATGATTCACAACAGTATATGAATGAATACATAAAACGGGAAGATGAGGACATGTCTGGAG ATGAAGACTCCGACAATCGTCAAACACATTCCGGTTATATGTTAAGGGAACAGGATCGTTTTCTGCCAATatgtaatattataaaaatcatgaaagtTCCTGTTCCCGAAAATGGTAAAATAGCCAAAGATGCTAGAGAATGTATACAGGAGTGTGTGTCTGAATTTATATCGTTTATTACGTCGGAGGCCATAGAGCGCAGTATGTCGGAGAATCGTAAAACAGTGAATGGTGATGATTTATTGTATGCTTTTGCCAATTTGGGTTTTGATAATTATGTGGAGCCATTGTCGgtgtatttacataaatatagaGAG gcCACCAAATGTGATCGTAATCTTTTAAGTGAAAGTTCTATACTGCAGGATGATTCCTCAAGTGATATTCGTAAGACCTGA